A region of Bradyrhizobium sp. SZCCHNS1050 DNA encodes the following proteins:
- a CDS encoding ParA family protein — translation MRYAFWNNKGGTGKTSLAFQAICRYAEKNPKKRILVVDACPQANLSELFLGGLTNKGGHKLLQRQGLVPRCSLGGYFQLRLPSPFSPPVFDPEDFVTDPDDFNPLIPSNIALVCGDPLLELQSNAINTLSNTQVPGTDTWIAVVDWLNDFLAKCEDDYDTIFVDCNPSFSIYTQIALASVDRLVLPVMADDSSRRAVQNALSLVYGLKLPSEIYTTYAFNTKLAKAGRKLPQVHLIAKNRITQYMGPASAYAAVLSEIERDIGALLKIHPELFTFSKISDGTCEIRDFQTTGVVAFAKGCPFSRLSAGKQDIGGHRVQVKEDYRRDVLKSINMLVSKL, via the coding sequence ATGCGCTACGCGTTCTGGAACAACAAAGGCGGAACTGGCAAGACGAGCTTGGCTTTCCAGGCAATCTGCCGCTACGCTGAGAAAAATCCAAAAAAACGTATTTTGGTAGTGGACGCCTGTCCACAGGCCAATCTGTCCGAACTTTTTCTCGGCGGCCTTACTAATAAGGGAGGACACAAGCTGCTGCAGCGCCAGGGCCTCGTACCTCGTTGCAGCCTTGGCGGCTACTTCCAGCTCCGTCTGCCATCTCCGTTCTCGCCGCCGGTCTTCGACCCCGAAGATTTCGTCACAGACCCGGATGATTTTAATCCCCTGATTCCCAGCAACATTGCTTTGGTTTGCGGCGACCCTCTACTGGAGCTGCAATCGAATGCTATTAACACGCTCTCTAACACCCAGGTTCCCGGTACCGATACCTGGATTGCCGTCGTCGATTGGTTGAATGATTTTCTTGCAAAATGCGAGGACGATTACGACACCATCTTCGTGGACTGCAATCCGAGCTTCTCGATCTACACGCAGATTGCGCTGGCATCAGTGGATCGACTCGTATTGCCCGTGATGGCTGACGACTCTTCCCGTCGCGCGGTTCAGAATGCGCTGTCGCTCGTGTACGGGTTGAAGCTGCCGTCCGAGATCTATACGACGTACGCCTTCAATACGAAGCTGGCAAAAGCGGGACGGAAGCTTCCCCAGGTTCATCTCATCGCTAAGAATCGCATTACGCAATATATGGGCCCTGCTTCCGCTTACGCCGCTGTGCTGTCCGAAATCGAGCGAGACATTGGTGCACTGCTGAAGATCCACCCGGAGCTTTTCACTTTTAGCAAGATCAGCGACGGCACGTGCGAGATCCGAGACTTCCAGACCACAGGCGTCGTCGCATTCGCTAAGGGCTGTCCGTTTTCGCGCCTCTCGGCTGGCAAACAGGATATTGGCGGCCATCGAGTCCAAGTTAAAGAAGACTATCGCAGGGATGTTCTCAAAAGCATCAACATGCTGGTTTCCAAGCTTTAA
- a CDS encoding IS1182 family transposase has protein sequence MMGHRQVEQAALFYEFSLERHIPADHLVRSIDRFVDLEDLRRELAPFYSNIGRPSIDPELMIRMLLIGYCFGIRSERRLCDEVHLNLAYRWFCRLGLDGGVPDHSTFSKNRHGRFRESDLFRRVFETVLRRCIRERLIGGEGFAVDASLIKADANRQKGIEGDKRLPPEAAGRAIDEYLAVLDDAAFGAATEVTPKFVSPSDPAARWTGAHGGQAFFAYSTNYLVDVENAIIVDVEATTAIRQAEVLAAKRMIERSIERFDLYPSRLLGDSAYGSAEMLGWLVYEHGIEPHVTVFDKSARTDGTFSREAFTYDHTRDVYRCPAGNPLTTTGTLVNNDTTVLYRASKRDCQACSLRSRCCPNTPARKVPRSIYEGARDMAREIASSWEGRTSRRLRKKIEMLFAHLKRILKLDRLRLRGPNGARDEFTLAAAAQNLRKMAKLIPMPALTPA, from the coding sequence ATGATGGGGCATCGGCAAGTCGAACAGGCTGCGTTGTTCTATGAGTTCTCGCTGGAAAGGCACATCCCAGCCGACCACCTCGTGCGGTCGATCGATAGGTTCGTCGACCTTGAGGACTTACGGCGGGAGCTGGCGCCGTTCTACAGCAACATCGGGCGGCCCTCGATCGATCCGGAGCTGATGATCAGGATGCTCTTGATCGGCTATTGCTTCGGCATCCGATCGGAACGGCGCCTCTGCGATGAAGTCCATCTCAATCTGGCATACCGCTGGTTTTGCCGGCTGGGTCTAGATGGAGGCGTCCCCGATCACTCGACGTTCTCGAAGAACAGGCACGGCCGCTTCCGTGAGAGCGATCTCTTCCGTCGCGTGTTCGAGACCGTCTTGCGCCGCTGCATCCGGGAGCGCCTGATCGGCGGCGAAGGGTTCGCAGTCGACGCGAGCCTGATCAAGGCGGATGCCAATCGGCAGAAGGGAATCGAAGGCGATAAGAGGCTTCCGCCGGAGGCTGCGGGTCGAGCGATCGACGAGTATCTTGCCGTTCTTGATGATGCCGCGTTCGGTGCCGCGACGGAGGTCACGCCCAAGTTTGTATCGCCCTCCGACCCGGCGGCGCGCTGGACGGGAGCGCACGGCGGCCAAGCCTTCTTCGCCTACTCGACGAACTATCTGGTCGACGTCGAGAATGCGATCATCGTCGATGTCGAAGCGACCACGGCGATCCGCCAGGCAGAAGTATTGGCCGCCAAGCGCATGATTGAGCGTTCAATCGAAAGGTTCGATCTTTATCCAAGCCGGCTTCTCGGCGACAGCGCCTATGGCTCCGCTGAGATGCTCGGGTGGCTGGTCTACGAGCACGGGATCGAGCCGCACGTGACCGTCTTCGACAAGTCGGCCCGCACCGACGGGACCTTCTCGCGTGAGGCCTTCACCTACGACCATACCAGGGACGTCTATCGCTGCCCCGCTGGCAACCCCCTCACCACTACAGGGACGCTGGTGAACAACGACACGACGGTCCTCTACCGTGCGAGCAAGCGCGATTGTCAAGCATGCTCTCTAAGAAGCAGGTGTTGCCCCAACACCCCGGCTCGAAAAGTGCCGCGCTCGATCTACGAGGGCGCTCGCGACATGGCACGCGAGATCGCAAGCTCATGGGAAGGCCGCACTTCACGCCGGCTCCGCAAGAAGATTGAGATGCTGTTCGCGCATCTCAAGCGCATCCTCAAGCTAGATCGGCTGCGACTAAGAGGGCCGAACGGCGCACGCGACGAGTTCACCCTCGCTGCAGCCGCTCAGAACCTTCGTAAGATGGCCAAGCTGATCCCGATGCCCGCGCTGACGCCCGCGTGA
- a CDS encoding amidohydrolase family protein: MPTILFKNAALLDPLQPDLLEGQHVLVEGNLIKEVSDKPLQTSVDQTIDLQSKTLMPGLIDLHVHAIAVELNLAQQVQMPNVLVTLRSALLLKGMLRRGFTTVRDAGGAGYPLKQAVDTGLTEGPRLFVSGRALSQTGGHGDMRARTDFLSDNAPCPCCVRVGALARVADGVDAVRKAVREELQMGADQIKIMASGGVASPTDPVGAFGYSEDEIRAIVAEARARQTYVLAHAYTAEAIARAVHCGVRTIEHGNLVDLPTARLMAEKGVYVIPTLVTYEALANEGAQYGLPPESVAKIADVRDAGLRSLGIYRDAGVKMGFGSDLLGPSQRLQSDEFRIRAEILGPREVIASATVIGAEVLGMEGKLGRIAPGAFADLLVVEGNPLRDVSCLLGQGDHIPLVMKAGKVHIDRLNG, translated from the coding sequence ATGCCGACCATCCTGTTCAAGAATGCCGCTCTGCTCGACCCGCTGCAGCCCGACCTGCTCGAGGGGCAGCACGTCCTGGTCGAAGGCAACCTGATCAAGGAAGTGTCCGACAAGCCGCTGCAGACCAGCGTCGACCAGACCATCGATCTCCAAAGCAAGACGCTGATGCCGGGGCTGATCGACCTGCACGTCCATGCGATCGCGGTCGAGCTCAATCTTGCCCAGCAAGTGCAGATGCCGAACGTGCTGGTGACCCTGCGCTCGGCGCTGCTGCTCAAGGGCATGCTGCGGAGGGGATTTACCACGGTGCGTGACGCCGGCGGCGCTGGCTATCCGCTGAAGCAGGCCGTCGATACCGGCCTCACCGAGGGCCCGCGGCTGTTCGTGTCCGGCCGGGCGCTCAGCCAGACCGGCGGCCATGGCGACATGCGGGCGCGGACGGATTTCCTTTCCGACAACGCCCCTTGTCCCTGCTGCGTGCGCGTCGGCGCGCTGGCCCGGGTGGCCGATGGCGTCGATGCGGTGCGCAAGGCGGTGCGCGAGGAGCTGCAGATGGGCGCCGACCAGATCAAGATCATGGCGTCCGGCGGCGTGGCCTCGCCGACCGATCCCGTCGGCGCGTTCGGCTACTCGGAGGACGAGATCCGCGCCATCGTCGCCGAGGCTCGCGCGCGGCAGACCTACGTCCTGGCGCATGCCTACACGGCGGAAGCCATCGCCCGCGCCGTCCATTGCGGGGTCCGCACCATCGAGCATGGCAATCTGGTCGACCTTCCGACCGCGCGCCTGATGGCCGAGAAGGGCGTCTATGTCATCCCGACGCTCGTCACCTATGAGGCGCTCGCCAATGAAGGCGCGCAGTATGGCCTGCCGCCGGAGAGCGTCGCCAAGATCGCCGATGTGCGCGATGCCGGCCTGCGCTCGCTCGGCATCTACCGCGACGCCGGCGTCAAGATGGGCTTCGGCAGCGATCTCCTGGGACCCTCCCAGCGCCTGCAGAGCGATGAATTCCGGATCCGCGCCGAGATCCTCGGGCCCCGCGAGGTCATTGCCAGCGCGACCGTGATCGGCGCCGAGGTGCTCGGCATGGAAGGCAAGCTCGGCCGCATCGCGCCCGGCGCCTTCGCCGACCTGCTCGTGGTCGAGGGCAATCCGCTGCGCGACGTCTCGTGCCTGCTCGGCCAGGGCGATCACATTCCGCTGGTGATGAAGGCCGGCAAGGTGCACATCGACCGGCTGAACGGCTGA